The Castanea sativa cultivar Marrone di Chiusa Pesio chromosome 11, ASM4071231v1 genome contains a region encoding:
- the LOC142618043 gene encoding cationic amino acid transporter 8, vacuolar, which yields MAIQTIQEQEEQQEPNRGRSYWRWSKQDFFPEPSFSNLTSYKASLSKTCPRLKDRLLDRSSDAFELVELRKASENSMRKCLTWWDLLWLSFGSVVGSGIFTITGLEAHDVGPSIVVAYAVAGLSALLSSFCYTEFAVEIPVAGGSFSYLRVELGDFIAFIAASNILLEAVVGSAGLGRSWSSYLASLITDNADFLRFKVSFLAEGFNLLDPVAVLVLLVANGIAMSGTKMTSVLNWISSIISSFIIVFIIVVGFIRGKTSNLDPFFPEGAKGVFEAAAVVYWSYTGFDMVATMAEETKKPSRDIPVGLVGSMAIITVVYCLMALVLTMMQKYTDIDVNAPYSVAFSKIGMNWAKYLVGICALKGMTTSLLVGSLGQARYTTQISRAHMIPPWFALVHPKTGTPINATLLVTITSAIVAFFSSLDVLSSVFSFSTLFIFMLIAVALLVRRYYVKDVTPKNDLFKFLGCLFVVVASCVGGTIVWNLNSGGWIGYVVAALVWFLGTLAMALLSKHRVPKVWGVPLVPWLPSLSIGMNIFLIGSLGTVAFYRFFICSAVMFIYYLLVGVHATYDVAHQSEQDSNDQEGK from the coding sequence ATGGCTATCCAAACCATccaagaacaagaagaacaacaagaacCAAATCGAGGTCGAAGCTACTGGCGATGGAGCAAGCAAGACTTCTTCCCAGAGCCCTCCTTCTCAAACCTTACATCCTACAAAGCCTCGCTCTCCAAAACCTGCCCACGTCTCAAGGACCGTCTCCTCGACCGCTCGAGCGACGCATTCGAGCTCGTCGAGCTTCGAAAAGCCAGCGAAAATAGCATGCGCAAGTGCCTCACATGGTGGGACCTTCTCTGGCTCAGTTTCGGATCCGTAGTCGGTTCAGGGATATTCACCATCACAGGCCTCGAAGCCCACGACGTCGGACCCTCCATCGTCGTCGCTTACGCCGTCGCCGGCCTCTCGGCGTTGCTATCTAGCTTCTGCTACACTGAATTCGCAGTTGAAATCCCCGTCGCCGGCGGCTCCTTCTCGTACCTCCGTGTCGAATTGGGTGACTTCATTGCATTCATCGCAGCCTCCAATATCCTCCTCGAGGCGGTGGTGGGCTCTGCCGGGCTTGGCCGGTCTTGGTCGTCGTATTTGGCGAGTTTGATCACGGATAACGCGGATTTCTTGCGGTTCAAGGTAAGTTTTTTAGCTGAGGGTTTTAATCTTTTAGACCCAGTTGCTGTTTTGGTGCTTTTAGTTGCTAATGGGATAGCTATGAGTGGGACTAAGATGACATCTGTGTTGAATTGGATTAGTTCTATAATTAGTTCTTTTATTATTGTGTTTATCATAGTGGTTGGGTTTATTCGTGGCAAGACTTCAAATTTGGACCCATTTTTCCCAGAGGGAGCAAAGGGTGTTTTTGAGGCTGCTGCAGTTGTGTACTGGTCTTATACTGGTTTTGATATGGTGGCCACTATGGCCGAAGAGACTAAGAAGCCGTCGAGGGATATACCTGTGGGGTTGGTTGGTTCAATGGCTATCATCACTGTGGTTTATTGCTTGATGGCTTTGGTATTGACCATGATGCAGAAATACACTGACATTGATGTGAACGCACCCTATTCGGTTGCTTTTAGTAAGATTGGGATGAATTGGGCTAAGTATTTGGTGGGTATATGTGCATTGAAGGGGATGACTACTAGCTTGTTGGTTGGATCTCTTGGGCAAGCTCGATACACGACTCAAATTTCCAGGGCGCATATGATTCCGCCTTGGTTCGCTCTGGTGCATCCGAAGACTGGAACTCCTATTAATGCTACTCTATTGGTTACGATAACTAGTGCAATTGTAGCGtttttctcaagtttggatgtGTTGTCGAGTGTTTTCTCATTCAGTACGCTCTTCATTTTTATGCTCATTGCTGTTGCATTGCTTGTGAGGAGATATTATGTTAAGGATGTGACACCAAAGAatgatttatttaaatttcttgggtgcttatttgttgttgttgcttcatGTGTTGGAGGAACGATAGTTTGGAATTTGAATAGTGGAGGGTGGATTGGGTATGTAGTGGCTGCATTAGTTTGGTTTTTGGGGACTCTGGCTATGGCTTTGCTTTCGAAGCACCGAGTTCCAAAGGTTTGGGGGGTTCCACTTGTTCCATGGTTGCCTTCATTATCCATTGGGATGAACATTTTTCTCATTGGGTCACTTGGTACTGTAGCATTCTACAGGTTCTTCATTTGCAGTGCAGTAATGTTCATCTACTATTTGTTAGTTGGTGTCCATGCTACCTATGATGTGGCTCATCAGAGTGAACAGGATTCAAATGATCAGGAGGGAAAGTGA